The Phycisphaerae bacterium region TGATGGCCAACCTGAACATTGCCGAGCGGCGCATGCCCCAGGACGGCCGTATCGAACTTGCGGTGGCCGGCAACCCGGTGGACCTTCGCGTGGCCGTGCTCCCGACCATGTTCGGCGAGAGTGTGGTCATGCGTGTCCTCGACCGTGGCAACGTCTCGCTGAGCCTCGAGCGTCTTGGGATGCGCGACGAGCAGCTGGGCATCTTTCGCCAGCTGATCAACAAGCCCAACGGCATCATCATCAACACCGGCCCGACCGGGTCCGGCAAGACCACCACCCTGTACGCGGCCCTCAATGATTTGAACACCATCGACACCAAGATCCTGACGGCCGAGGACCCGGTCGAGTACGACATTGACGGACTGATCCAATGTCAGATCAACACGGATTTGGGTATGACCTTCGGCAAGGCCCTACGGAGCTTCCTGCGTCAGGACCCGGATATCATTCTGGTGGGTGAGATCCGCGATCTGGAGACCGCCCAGATCGCCGTGCAGGCGTCCTTGACCGGACACCTGGTATTCACGACCCTCCATACGAACGACGCGCCCTCCTCCATCGCTCGTCTGGTGGATTTGGGCTTGGAGCCGTTCCTGATTACAGCCACGCTTGAGGCCATCGTGGCTCAGCGGCTGGTTCGCCGGATTTGTGAGAACTGCAAGGACGAGTTTCATCCGACCGAGGACATGCTCATGGAGCTCGACTTGCGGCCGGAAGAGGCGGGCGGCAAGTCGTTCATGTACGGGCGCGGTTGCGACTACTGCAACAATACCGGGTATCGCGGTCGTCTGGGTCTCTTTGAAATCATGGTGATGAATGACGAGCTTCGCGATCTGGTCATGAAGCACGCCTCGACGGCTCTGCTGCGTGACTCTGCCAAGAAGGCGGGGCTTCGATCTCTTCGCGAGAACGGCCTGATGGCGATCTTTGAAGGCTTGACCACGATTGAGGAAGTGGTTCGCGAGACGATCCTCGAGGAAGTGTAGGAGACAAGGAGTGATCAGTTGTTGGTCTTCGGCGGCCCGGTTTGGATGCTCGATGGGTCTTCCGGTGACAGGGCCCCGAGGACGGAGAACGGATCACTCTTCACGGAGCGAGTGTCATGGCGACCTTCCAATATGAAGCGATGAATCAGTCCGGGCAGGAGGTCAAGGACGAGATCGAAGCCCAGACGACCGAAGACGCCCTGGCCAAGATACGCGGCCTGGGCTACTACCCCACGAAGCTCAAACAGAAGGGTGGCAAGAAGGCGGAGAAGGCCGGAGCCGCCGCCGGGGGGGCCAAGAAGAAGAAAGCGGTCGGCGGCATTGGCCGGGTCAAAGTCAAGGAAATCACCCAGTTTACCCGTCAGCTCTCGACGCTGCAGGATGCCGGTCTGCCGATCCTTCGCAGTCTGCGGATTCTCGAGCAGCAGCAGAAGCCGGGCATGATGCGGGCGATTCTCCGCAATGTGGCCGATGACATTGAGGGTGGGGCGACGCTTTCCGAGGCCATGGCCGGCCAGCCCAAGGCGTTCGATCGTCTGTTTTGCAACATGGTGGCTGCGGGCGAGACGGGCGGTGTGCTCGATGTGATTCTCCAGCGTCTGGCCGACTTTCTCGAGCGGGCCCAGCGACTCAAACGCAAGGTCATGGGGGCCATGATCTACCCGGTTGTGGTGATTGCCTTCGCCATGGGCATCGTGGCGGGCATCATGATCGCGGTGGTGCCCAAGTTCGAGGAGATCTTCAAGGATTTCGGCACGCAGCTGCCGGGCATGACCGTGATACTGATCAGCATCTCGAAGTGGTTTGTGAAAGGGACGCCGCCGGGTTGGGTGATTCTCTTGTTCACGCCGGTGATCGTCATCCTGCTCTTCAAGTTGCTGCGCATGTCGGAGGCCGGCCGCTACGGTGTTGACCTGGTTCTGATCAAGATTCCGGTGCTGGGCAACATTCTGGCCAAGTCGTCCGTCGCCCGGTTCACCCGGACGCTGGGTACGCTGCTGGCTGCGGGCGTGCCCATTCTCGAGGCCATCAACATCACCAAGGAGACGTCGGGCAACGAGGTGTACGCCCGGGCCCTGAAGAACGTGCACGACGAGATCCGCGAGGGTGAGTCGTTCGCCAACCCCCTGCGAGCGGCCAAGATTTGCGACGGCATTGTGGTCAACATGATTGACGTCGGCGAGGAGACGGGCGATCTCGACAAGATGCTCATCAAGATCGCCGACAACTACGACGAGGAAGTTGAGACACTGGTTGATGGTCTGGTGAGCTTGCTCGAGCCGGTCATGGTGGTCGTGCTGGGCGGCATCGTCGGCTTCATCGTCATCGCCCTGTTCCTGCCGCTGGTATCGCTGATCAACGCCGTGTCTGGCGGCCAGTGACAGGGGCGTTCGTCTCGCGGGCAGGAGAGATCGCCGGCCAGGAACGGC contains the following coding sequences:
- a CDS encoding type II secretion system F family protein, giving the protein MATFQYEAMNQSGQEVKDEIEAQTTEDALAKIRGLGYYPTKLKQKGGKKAEKAGAAAGGAKKKKAVGGIGRVKVKEITQFTRQLSTLQDAGLPILRSLRILEQQQKPGMMRAILRNVADDIEGGATLSEAMAGQPKAFDRLFCNMVAAGETGGVLDVILQRLADFLERAQRLKRKVMGAMIYPVVVIAFAMGIVAGIMIAVVPKFEEIFKDFGTQLPGMTVILISISKWFVKGTPPGWVILLFTPVIVILLFKLLRMSEAGRYGVDLVLIKIPVLGNILAKSSVARFTRTLGTLLAAGVPILEAINITKETSGNEVYARALKNVHDEIREGESFANPLRAAKICDGIVVNMIDVGEETGDLDKMLIKIADNYDEEVETLVDGLVSLLEPVMVVVLGGIVGFIVIALFLPLVSLINAVSGGQ
- the tadA gene encoding Flp pilus assembly complex ATPase component TadA, which encodes MPPIGQLKGRPLGRILIKMGKLSRTQVGEALELQKTKHGPIGQILVELGYVDDNDVRLALGAQAGMEPVDISKFDIPTEIVSLVPSQVATTYRVIPLDYEPSTKLLTIALDDPSNFQATDDLKTLMGFQVRACITTPDDMSAAQARYYPEDKAESITDLITEIAGDEDLSKFEGRNESIDLDELKELADSNPVKRLLNLVLLQAIRDKASDIHFEPFEDEYKMRYRIDGVLYEMMPPPRHIAVAIASRIKVMANLNIAERRMPQDGRIELAVAGNPVDLRVAVLPTMFGESVVMRVLDRGNVSLSLERLGMRDEQLGIFRQLINKPNGIIINTGPTGSGKTTTLYAALNDLNTIDTKILTAEDPVEYDIDGLIQCQINTDLGMTFGKALRSFLRQDPDIILVGEIRDLETAQIAVQASLTGHLVFTTLHTNDAPSSIARLVDLGLEPFLITATLEAIVAQRLVRRICENCKDEFHPTEDMLMELDLRPEEAGGKSFMYGRGCDYCNNTGYRGRLGLFEIMVMNDELRDLVMKHASTALLRDSAKKAGLRSLRENGLMAIFEGLTTIEEVVRETILEEV